One genomic window of Glycine max cultivar Williams 82 chromosome 16, Glycine_max_v4.0, whole genome shotgun sequence includes the following:
- the LOC100818493 gene encoding protein BOLA1, chloroplastic — protein sequence MSSRGATAVLSRASRIRSKLQTALEATVLEVDDVSYQHAGHAAVKGSSDKETHFNLNIVSPKFEGQSLVKRHRLIYDLLADELQSGLHALSIVAKTPHETNPSK from the coding sequence ATGAGTTCGAGAGGAGCGACCGCGGTGCTATCTCGTGCCAGCAGGATTCGGTCGAAGCTGCAAACGGCGCTGGAAGCCACCGTTTTGGAGGTGGACGACGTGTCGTACCAGCACGCGGGCCACGCCGCCGTGAAGGGTAGTTCCGACAAAGAAACCCACTTCAACCTCAACATCGTCTCCCCCAAGTTCGAGGGCCAGAGCCTTGTCAAACGACACCGTCTCATCTACGACCTCCTCGCCGACGAGCTCCAGAGCGGCCTCCACGCCCTCTCCATCGTCGCCAAAACTCCCCACGAAACAAACCCTTCTAAGTGA